The following are from one region of the Neurospora crassa OR74A linkage group III, whole genome shotgun sequence genome:
- a CDS encoding aldo-keto reductase, translating into MEKVLQTGLSLGMSATSGIHSSKPNRAPREFDGKNIMPPSYCPTAKDRVVFPAKNGKVEASHICIGAWPWGDKSTWHYKEEEFPAIEAAWRQLYDAGINFIDTAQAYGSGESERLVGKLVKGLPRDSYVIQTKWLGTALDAKNYVHASDAPYKTLKSSLERLGLEYVDIYLVHGPTHPQSVKTVAEGLAKCVNEGLAKAVGVANYGNDKVLEMKAALAEHGIPLATNQVEYSILRRYPEIHGEIKMCLDNGMVFQSYSSLAQGRLTGKYTVEHPPPKTYRFSSYPMEEIKETLAVLEKIAKARGKAMASVALNYNISKGALPLVGIRNPEQARQAIDALGWRLTEQEIIELDRVSVEGTKTVLWQQG; encoded by the coding sequence ATGGAAAAAGTTCTCCAGACCGGCCTCTCGCTAGGCATGTCGGCAACCTCGGGCATCCACTCCAGCAAGCCCAACCGTGCCCCTCGCGAATTCGACGGCAAGAACATCATGCCTCCCAGCTACTGCCCCACGGCCAAAGACCGCGTAGTCTTTCCGGCCAAAAATGGCAAAGTCGAGGCATCCCACATCTGCATTGGGGCCTGGCCATGGGGCGACAAGAGCACCTGGCACtacaaggaggaagagtttCCAGCGATCGAGGCTGCCTGGCGCCAGCTCTACGACGCCGGCATCAACTTTATCGACACGGCCCAGGCGTACGGCAGCGGCGAGTCCGAGAGGCTCGTGGGCAAGCTGGTCAAGGGTCTGCCTCGGGATAGTTATGTGATCCAGACCAAATGGCTCGGGACGGCGCTGGACGCCAAGAACTATGTGCACGCCAGCGACGCGCCGTACAAGACGCTCAAGTCCAGCCTGGAGCGGTTGGGGCTCGAGTACGTCGACATCTATCTCGTGCACGGCCCGACGCACCCGCAGAGCGTCAAGACGGTGGCCGAAGGACTGGCCAAGTGCGTCAACGAGGGGCTGGCCAAGGCCGTGGGCGTGGCCAACTACGGCAACGACAAGGTGCTCGAGATGAAGGCGGCGCTGGCCGAGCACGGCATCCCGCTGGCGACGAACCAGGTCGAGTACAGCATCTTGCGCAGGTACCCCGAGATCCACGGTGAGATCAAGATGTGTCTCGACAACGGCATGGTCTTCCAGTCGTACTCGTCTCTGGCCCAAGGCAGGCTGACGGGCAAGTACACGGTCGAGCACCCGCCGCCCAAGACGTACAGGTTCTCGAGCTATCCGATGGAGGAAATCAAGGAGACGCTGGCTGTGTTGGAGAAGATCGCCAAGGCCAGGGGCAAAGCCATGGCCAGCGTGGCGCTGAACTATAACATTAGCAAGGGGGCATTGCCTCTTGTTGGTATTCGCAACCCGGAGCAGGCGAGGCAGGCGATTGATGCGCTGGGTTGGAGGTTGACCGAGCAAGAGATTATTGAGCTGGACCGGGTGAGTGTGGAGGGGACCAAGACTGTTCTTTGGCAGCAGGGGTAG